A genomic window from Cutibacterium acnes includes:
- the narJ gene encoding nitrate reductase molybdenum cofactor assembly chaperone has translation MATSLLLDYPDEQLTQIITAVRHDRDLMPAVVADEITAFCGVAESWGLRALQEHYVETFDQHRRCALYLSYYSAGDTRERGAAILGFREVMRSAGFELDHANELPDYLPVVLEFSARASEGDTLLRANREALEVIRSALVTASSPYAHLLEGLCLILSPLDKKTLARYQKLISQGPPVEMVGLAATDPVSTLGRQL, from the coding sequence ATGGCGACGAGTCTGCTACTGGATTACCCGGACGAGCAACTCACCCAAATCATTACGGCGGTGCGCCACGATCGCGACCTCATGCCCGCCGTGGTAGCCGATGAAATTACCGCCTTCTGCGGTGTGGCAGAGAGCTGGGGGCTGCGTGCCCTACAGGAGCACTACGTCGAGACCTTCGACCAGCATCGACGTTGTGCGCTGTACCTCAGCTATTACTCAGCCGGCGACACCAGAGAACGGGGGGCTGCAATCCTGGGATTCCGGGAAGTCATGCGCAGTGCCGGGTTCGAGTTGGACCATGCCAACGAGTTGCCCGATTATCTGCCCGTCGTATTGGAGTTCTCGGCACGCGCCAGCGAGGGCGACACGTTGTTGCGCGCCAATCGAGAGGCGTTGGAAGTTATTAGATCAGCACTGGTCACGGCGTCTAGTCCCTACGCACACCTTCTAGAGGGTTTGTGTCTCATCCTGTCACCTCTAGATAAGAAGACCCTCGCCCGCTATCAGAAACTCATCAGCCAGGGGCCGCCCGTTGAGATGGTAGGTCTCGCCGCCACGGATCCCGTATCAACCCTCGGGAGGCAGTTGTGA
- the narH gene encoding nitrate reductase subunit beta — translation MKVMAQIAMVMNLDKCIGCHTCSVTCKQAWTNREGTEYMWFNNVETRPGVGYPRGWEDQERWRGGWKRTRSGKLVPYQGGRLATLGKIFANPNLPAKKDYYEPWTYEYDQLLASPSTQHIPTARAKSALTGEHKDTIDWGPNWDDDLGGSMETLDQDPVLHQMNLTVRKSIEDSFMFYLPRICEHCLNPTCVSACPSGAIYKRAEDGIVLVDQDHCRGWRMCVSGCPYKKVFFNHHSGKAEKCTLCYPRLEVGQPTVCSETCVGRLRYLGVLLYDADHVTWAASQPDPRTLYAAQRDILLNPNDPEIITQAKANGVPHSWIKAAQASPVWQLISRYQIALPLHPEYRTLPMVWYVPPLSPVVDAVSASGNDGEDHRVLLAAISQMRIPLEYLAGLFTAGATAPVELSLRRLAAMRSYMRDIFLGNEADETIPEAVDMTGEDIQSMYRLLSIAKYDDRYVIPTTCSGLPDGIADLGRCPVSGSLEAFHSISSPVSAPEGTPTLPLEVI, via the coding sequence ATGAAAGTCATGGCACAGATCGCGATGGTGATGAACCTTGACAAGTGCATCGGCTGCCACACCTGCTCAGTGACATGCAAACAGGCCTGGACAAACCGTGAGGGCACGGAATACATGTGGTTTAACAACGTCGAGACTCGGCCCGGCGTTGGCTACCCGCGCGGCTGGGAAGATCAGGAACGCTGGAGGGGAGGCTGGAAGCGCACCCGTTCCGGGAAACTGGTCCCCTATCAGGGAGGGCGTTTGGCCACCTTAGGCAAGATTTTCGCCAATCCGAACCTGCCCGCCAAGAAGGACTACTACGAGCCGTGGACTTACGAATACGACCAACTACTGGCGTCCCCATCGACTCAGCACATTCCCACTGCCCGAGCAAAATCAGCCCTCACGGGTGAGCACAAGGACACCATCGACTGGGGCCCCAACTGGGATGACGATCTTGGTGGCTCCATGGAAACCCTCGATCAGGACCCAGTCCTACACCAAATGAACCTCACGGTACGCAAGTCCATTGAGGATTCATTCATGTTCTATCTGCCGCGCATCTGCGAACACTGCCTCAACCCGACATGTGTTTCTGCCTGCCCATCTGGGGCGATCTACAAGCGTGCCGAGGATGGAATCGTCCTTGTCGACCAGGACCATTGTCGCGGCTGGCGCATGTGTGTGTCCGGCTGCCCGTATAAGAAGGTGTTCTTCAACCATCACAGCGGCAAAGCCGAGAAATGCACACTGTGCTATCCACGGCTGGAAGTCGGACAGCCAACAGTGTGCTCGGAAACTTGCGTTGGACGACTGCGCTACCTGGGGGTGCTCCTCTACGACGCCGACCACGTCACCTGGGCCGCATCTCAGCCCGACCCACGTACCCTGTACGCCGCCCAGAGAGACATCCTCCTCAACCCCAACGACCCCGAAATCATCACACAAGCCAAGGCCAACGGCGTCCCACACTCTTGGATCAAAGCAGCCCAGGCGTCACCGGTATGGCAGCTCATCAGCCGCTATCAGATTGCCCTACCCCTGCACCCTGAGTACCGAACACTGCCGATGGTCTGGTACGTACCACCTCTGTCACCAGTCGTCGACGCTGTCAGCGCTTCGGGCAACGACGGGGAAGATCACAGAGTGCTGTTGGCCGCGATTTCCCAGATGCGCATTCCGCTTGAGTATCTCGCCGGCCTATTCACTGCTGGAGCCACGGCTCCAGTTGAGCTCTCACTTCGTCGTCTGGCTGCAATGCGCTCCTACATGCGAGACATCTTTTTGGGGAATGAAGCAGACGAAACGATCCCCGAGGCAGTGGACATGACCGGCGAGGACATACAGAGTATGTACCGACTGCTGTCCATCGCCAAGTACGACGACCGCTACGTCATTCCCACCACCTGCAGCGGCCTACCCGACGGAATCGCCGACCTGGGTCGCTGCCCCGTGAGTGGAAGCCTCGAAGCCTTCCACAGCATCTCCTCCCCGGTCAGCGCCCCAGAGGGCACACCCACCTTGCCGCTGGAGGTGATCTGA
- the narI gene encoding respiratory nitrate reductase subunit gamma has translation MNTNLLVWLVLPYLSIILLIGGMIWRYRTDQFGWTSRSSQWNEPSILRWSSPLFHFGILFVFLGHVLGLVIPQSWTSTIGITEDTYHVMATVLGSAAGLAALVGLLGLLYRRFMTKSVRLTTTTMDIVTYVLLTLTVTLGCWATVHQQMIVGGYNYRDTIGPWFRSIALFQPRPELMATVPLDYKLHVMAGMVLFSVWPFTRLVHVVSAPVSYPTRPYVIYRSKNGHLGSSSRHYGW, from the coding sequence GTGAACACAAATCTATTGGTATGGCTGGTACTGCCTTATCTGTCGATCATCCTCCTCATCGGAGGGATGATCTGGCGGTACCGCACTGATCAGTTCGGATGGACGAGCCGATCAAGCCAGTGGAACGAGCCGTCCATCCTGCGCTGGTCGTCACCACTGTTCCACTTCGGGATCCTCTTCGTCTTTCTGGGACACGTCTTGGGACTTGTCATCCCCCAGTCATGGACTTCCACCATCGGAATCACCGAGGACACGTATCACGTCATGGCGACCGTTCTGGGGAGTGCAGCCGGGCTGGCGGCCCTCGTCGGACTCCTCGGGCTGTTGTACCGCAGGTTCATGACAAAGTCGGTGCGCCTCACGACAACCACCATGGACATCGTCACCTATGTGCTGCTCACTCTGACAGTCACGCTGGGGTGCTGGGCCACCGTACACCAGCAGATGATTGTCGGCGGCTACAATTACCGCGATACTATCGGTCCATGGTTCCGCTCCATCGCGCTGTTTCAGCCTCGACCAGAACTAATGGCCACGGTACCATTAGATTATAAGCTACATGTTATGGCTGGGATGGTCCTGTTCAGCGTATGGCCATTCACTCGGCTGGTGCACGTCGTTTCTGCACCAGTAAGCTACCCGACAAGGCCATACGTCATATACAGGTCCAAGAACGGCCATCTGGGATCTTCATCGCGACACTACGGATGGTGA